TGTTTGTTGATTGTGGTGGCAGCCTGGCTGGGAGGGTCCATAGATGGCTTCCTGCTTACTCCAGTGACCATGCAGTTCCCTTTCTGTGCCTCTCGAGAAATAAACCACTTCTTCTGTGAGGTCCCTGCCCTTTTGAAGCTCTCCTGTACTGACACATCAGCCTATGAGACAGCCATGTATGTCTGCTGCATCATGATGCTCCTCATCCCTTTCTCTGTCATCTCAGCCTCTTACACAAGGATTCTCATCACTGTTTATTGGATGAGTGAAGCAGAGGGGAGGCGAAAGGCAGTGGCCACTTGTTCTTCACATATGGTGGTTGTCAGCCTCTTCTATGGTGCTGCCATGTACACCTATGTGCTGCCTCATTCTTACCATACCCCTGAGAAGGACAAGGCTGTGTCTGCCTTCTATACTATCCTCACTCCCTTGCTCAACCCACTCATCTATAGCCTCAGGAACAAAGATGTTACGGGGGCTCTAAAGAAAGCTCTGGGCATGTGTTTGTCCTCAGGAAGTGTATCCACTTTCTAAAGAAACTGCATTTACCTCTTGAgatttgaagaaaagaataaaaaactttATCATTACCTTAGGATTTACATATTGGAAACTTAACAAGTCATTCACATGCTAGCAAACAAAGGTGGGGTACTTTTGGGATTTAGAAAGCTGACTGTGGGATTTTGAGAACTTGgccattttttgaaaagtataattATTCTGAACAGTGGATGGTTTGAGATGGAGTGGGAATAAAGTTGGATTTTCAGTagtcacttctctgctttccacGAAGCATGGATGCCATTGGAAACCATGCATTTGTCCATTTCTTGCAATGGTCAGTTGTGGCAAAGGAAATGCTCATCTTCAGCTATTCCTCTGACTTCTCCACCACAGTTTGTCTCTTAGAAACTTTACAAATTGACCACTTCAAAGAAACCAACTGTCCAAATAttgttttgattgtttttcaaatgttatttcaaTCTCTACAAATCATGTTTTTGTTACTCCATATTTAATTCAATGAAACCAATATTTGCATCATTGTCGGAAAAAAATGGCTTGACTTTATGTAATTAATTTTCTCAACTGAATCTCATCAAAATGCCTTATAAACACAATGGCACAAATCGAATTTTAGAGGAGGCcagaaactttattttcctccccttaaagttttattaaaatcatCCCAGAACAAtgaattaaatgttaaaaaaagtgTGGTTTTGAGACGTTGGCAAACATGGATTGCTCCTACATTTTCTATCCCTCCTTACCccaaactctttttttgttttaagattgtatctatttatatgacagagagagagagagagggacggagggagagagcatgagccaggggtaGTGGCAGGGAGCTCcaccagatgtgggactcaatccaggaagcctgtgatcatgacctgagcctgaggtAGCAAcctaatgactgaaccacccaggtgcccccttaccTCAAACTCTTAATGATATCATTTAAAAGGAATAACCAGGGCAGTTGGAAATACCATCTTTCTTACTGTATTTAAGTTGTGTGATGgcctaacattttatttttaacaattcttaTACAAAAGAATGAGTTTCTCTTGAGAGCTAAAGGTTGATTTATTCTTTTGGAAATTAATATACTTATTATTCAATTATTGTTACtcactttttgcatttttatattttttttaaatttagtctaacttatttaattattttaataattgtacATTAACCAGTATTCTTCTGAGGTAGAGAAAAttatttgtatctctttttcattcttttccttactTGACAAATCTCATTCTAAGTTATCTGCCTTTCCAACTTCCTGCTTTCATATCTTAGAGTTTACTTATCTTATATTTCATtatctataaagaaaatattttgcaacaCAAAGAACAACTTGTGATTATATaaaagctcatttaaaaaatctgaaagcatTAGGGTGGTTTAAATGTGTATAGACTAGTCCACAGGGAGTTGACATGTTTCCAAAAATCCAGTGCTTTTatactatgaaaaagaaaaggagaaacatcTCATTATAGAGCTTTAAAAGACAACTTATTTTTCTGTCTTGCATTTCCACAGATGACAGTTGGGTGGTGGTATTGTTTCTTACCCTTAAATGTGGGCATCtgtcttatattttcattaataacaCTCAAATTGGAAACAGAATCTGGAGTTACCCTTTAGATTTTGCCACTATATTTTGATATCCTAGGATTCCTCACTCCAACCCTTCACTCTCTTTGAACTTCATTTTCTAATACTTGTGTCATGCAGAGAATGACTTAGACCAGGACTAGCCAACTTAGTGCATTTTCTGACTTGGAAATAGTGCATATGATTTATAAGTGGATTCTT
This Ursus arctos isolate Adak ecotype North America unplaced genomic scaffold, UrsArc2.0 scaffold_5, whole genome shotgun sequence DNA region includes the following protein-coding sequences:
- the LOC113261449 gene encoding olfactory receptor 2T27, which translates into the protein MEWGNYSMYADFVLLGLFSNTRFPWLLFALILLVFVISIASNTIMIILIHMDSRLHTPMYYLLSQLSLMDILYISTIVPKMLVDQMVGQRAISFAGCTAQHFIYLTLAGAEFFLLGLMSYDRYVAICNPLRYPVLMSRKVCLLIVVAAWLGGSIDGFLLTPVTMQFPFCASREINHFFCEVPALLKLSCTDTSAYETAMYVCCIMMLLIPFSVISASYTRILITVYWMSEAEGRRKAVATCSSHMVVVSLFYGAAMYTYVLPHSYHTPEKDKAVSAFYTILTPLLNPLIYSLRNKDVTGALKKALGMCLSSGSVSTF